One Gloeothece verrucosa PCC 7822 DNA window includes the following coding sequences:
- a CDS encoding asparaginase — MTRGKRTQTPKIEVHLLREGIIESVHLAEAAVCDEKGRVLLAAGSAETATFMRSALKPFQALAVTSTGTLERYDLTDKDLAIICSSHQGNIEQARQVFNVLWRADIDPSALQCPIPEGGQSPLQYNCSGKHAGMLAVCQQRNWPLNTYLKRSSPLQQLILGKIAELLGMPGDELIGARDDCGAPTYSMQLGQMAHLYAQLSSGQTVDMERIVRAMTHHPTMVAGEGTFDTELMRITEGEIVSKSGAEGIQCIGRIGEGMGLAIKVKDGAKRAKYAVAIQLLKQMGWISPSVAEVLSEKFMTLSKYKRLEVIEELSLL; from the coding sequence ATGACCAGGGGAAAACGAACTCAAACGCCCAAAATCGAAGTTCATCTGCTCAGAGAAGGAATTATAGAATCCGTTCATCTGGCTGAAGCCGCCGTCTGTGATGAAAAAGGACGGGTTTTATTAGCCGCCGGCAGTGCCGAAACGGCTACTTTTATGCGCTCGGCCCTCAAACCGTTTCAAGCTTTAGCCGTTACCAGCACCGGCACACTAGAACGTTATGATTTGACGGATAAAGATTTAGCAATTATTTGCAGTTCCCATCAAGGGAACATTGAACAAGCGCGGCAAGTTTTTAATGTTCTTTGGCGTGCAGATATTGATCCAAGTGCCTTGCAATGTCCGATTCCCGAAGGCGGGCAAAGTCCTTTACAATACAACTGTTCAGGAAAACACGCGGGAATGCTGGCGGTTTGTCAGCAGCGCAATTGGCCGCTCAATACTTATCTAAAACGGTCATCTCCTCTACAACAGTTAATTTTAGGTAAAATAGCTGAGTTATTAGGAATGCCTGGAGATGAGTTAATTGGGGCCAGAGATGATTGTGGGGCCCCGACTTATTCGATGCAGCTTGGACAAATGGCTCATTTATATGCTCAATTATCTTCCGGTCAAACTGTAGATATGGAGAGAATTGTCAGAGCTATGACCCATCATCCTACTATGGTAGCCGGTGAGGGAACCTTTGATACTGAACTGATGCGTATCACTGAAGGGGAAATTGTCAGCAAATCCGGTGCAGAAGGCATTCAATGTATTGGACGCATTGGTGAGGGAATGGGGTTAGCCATTAAGGTAAAAGATGGGGCAAAAAGAGCTAAATATGCAGTGGCTATTCAGTTACTCAAACAAATGGGATGGATCAGCCCTAGTGTTGCTGAAGTTTTATCTGAAAAGTTTATGACTTTAAGTAAGTATAAACGTTTGGAAGTGATAGAAGAGTTATCCCTGCTTTAA
- a CDS encoding SH3 domain-containing protein, producing the protein MKFNKNLVKFGITLIPVALSLFTNITKVAAQPSGQAVVFDPPSNVRVTPNGAVLCSVRTVSPINIYGSQNGWYVTDACGEMGYIHSSQIRLQSNNQPQRGPVVCDVINIERGQLALRFSPNGKSRAGLDNGNTVRLLSQQRNWANVRVIQGPNPAVNGLEGWVNSDYLSCHD; encoded by the coding sequence ATGAAATTTAATAAAAACTTAGTAAAATTTGGCATCACTTTAATCCCTGTAGCTCTTTCTTTGTTTACTAATATTACGAAAGTCGCTGCACAACCCAGTGGTCAGGCGGTTGTTTTTGACCCTCCTTCTAATGTGAGGGTTACGCCTAACGGGGCAGTATTATGTTCAGTGCGAACCGTTAGCCCTATCAATATTTATGGCTCACAAAATGGATGGTATGTCACTGATGCCTGTGGAGAAATGGGCTATATTCATTCTAGCCAAATCCGTCTTCAATCCAATAATCAACCTCAAAGAGGGCCTGTTGTTTGTGATGTTATTAATATTGAAAGAGGACAATTAGCCCTCCGTTTTAGTCCTAACGGAAAATCAAGGGCTGGACTTGATAACGGTAACACAGTTCGCCTACTCTCTCAACAAAGAAATTGGGCTAACGTTCGTGTCATTCAAGGCCCTAATCCGGCAGTGAATGGGTTAGAAGGTTGGGTAAATTCTGATTACCTTTCTTGTCATGACTAG
- a CDS encoding Rieske 2Fe-2S domain-containing protein codes for MTTLLRNFWYVALAAKNLKAGQLVGKKMLGEPVLIGRKADGEVFAMRDICPHRGIPLRHGWLEGDDVCCCYHGWKFDTKDGRCSEIPSLTEYDKLDFRRIQVQTYPAREIQGHIWVYIPSEAKRNLDESELPPVPTVPDFGKTAPQIAETSHFACDVDQAVIGLMDPAHGPYVHSAWWWRSGPRKFRVKEKLYEPVPMGFRLAPYEMPVSAKPYKLLGNKVSIEIVFQLPTLRQEILRGDRHKACLLTAITPIDENQCEVHQSIYWTIPWLGIFKPIMRYLTVEFLNQDRDVVIKQQEGLSYHPSLMLIDDADTQAKWYFSLKREYERSQQENRPFNNPVEAKILRWRS; via the coding sequence ATGACAACCTTGTTACGTAATTTTTGGTACGTAGCACTAGCGGCGAAAAACCTCAAAGCCGGCCAGCTAGTGGGTAAAAAAATGCTAGGTGAACCGGTTTTAATTGGGCGAAAAGCTGATGGTGAAGTATTTGCTATGCGGGATATTTGCCCCCATCGAGGAATTCCCTTACGTCACGGTTGGCTAGAAGGGGATGACGTTTGTTGTTGTTATCATGGCTGGAAGTTTGATACTAAAGATGGGCGTTGCTCAGAAATTCCCTCTTTAACCGAATATGATAAGTTAGATTTTCGACGCATACAAGTTCAGACTTATCCTGCCCGTGAAATTCAGGGTCACATCTGGGTGTATATTCCCTCTGAAGCTAAACGAAATCTTGATGAGTCTGAACTTCCGCCAGTTCCCACCGTGCCTGATTTTGGTAAAACTGCCCCCCAAATTGCCGAAACTTCTCACTTTGCTTGTGATGTGGACCAGGCCGTGATTGGATTAATGGACCCGGCACATGGTCCTTATGTTCATAGCGCTTGGTGGTGGCGCAGTGGTCCAAGAAAGTTTCGCGTTAAAGAAAAACTCTATGAACCGGTGCCGATGGGTTTTCGCTTAGCGCCTTATGAAATGCCGGTGAGTGCTAAACCTTATAAGTTATTGGGAAATAAAGTATCGATCGAAATTGTTTTTCAGTTACCGACGCTTAGACAAGAGATTTTAAGGGGCGATCGTCATAAAGCCTGTTTATTAACGGCTATTACACCCATTGATGAAAATCAATGCGAGGTGCATCAAAGTATTTATTGGACTATTCCTTGGCTGGGGATTTTTAAGCCGATTATGCGTTATTTAACCGTAGAATTTTTAAATCAGGATCGAGACGTGGTGATTAAGCAGCAAGAGGGGTTAAGTTATCATCCTTCTTTGATGTTAATTGATGATGCTGATACTCAGGCGAAATGGTATTTTAGTTTAAAGCGGGAATACGAGCGCTCCCAGCAAGAAAATAGACCCTTTAACAATCCGGTTGAGGCGAAAATTCTACGGTGGAGAAGTTAA
- a CDS encoding ribonuclease catalytic domain-containing protein encodes MEKGTLSKGKLVEFRLQGERRLAVVDRPDGKKDWIVIDQGGQAHKIRPQRVEFEVTGGPYQPSDIANFLQQVQPFIDPSSLEVAWELLVEEGTPVTPSEMALLLFSEQSPVLCYVAHSLLCEDKIYFKKKGDSYEPRSAVQVEEIKHQLEVEEQRQREKQGFFTRIQKALAKEKVEWLDSDRTRLEALEKFILQPEQKHSSAQDILNAVDRSQTPEAALELLISLGWWSPHENLFLRRSSYPVQFPKRVLEVAKSCLVSPPPDPDVKRLDLTHLKIYTIDDESTQEIDDGLSVEFLDEGKIRLWIHIADPSRLVTPGDELDLEARRRSTSLYLPTGMISMFPPELATGPMSLVQGQVCPALSFAVILNDDGSVLDYSIHASLVKPTYRLTYEDVDEMLQLDIKAEPEIGILGSSAIRRVEWRKSQGSINISMPESVIKVKENDEIVVELLYSSRSRQLVAEMMILAGEVAGRYCQQHELPVPFRGQPQPELPPEEELIVLPAGPVRSCALRRCMPRSELTTTPSRHASLGLDVYTQVTSPIRRYTDLLTHFQVKAHLRGDPLPFSIEQMQEIIYSVATSTSEATSVERQTNRYWGLEFLRRNGDQAWHAILLRWLREEENLGLILLEELGLELPHRFERLIPLGQRFTVQVTRADPHRDEIRFREMLSHEIQSVIS; translated from the coding sequence GTGGAAAAGGGAACGCTCTCAAAGGGAAAACTCGTAGAATTCAGGCTACAAGGCGAACGTCGATTAGCCGTTGTTGATCGGCCTGACGGGAAAAAAGACTGGATAGTTATCGATCAAGGAGGACAAGCTCATAAAATACGTCCTCAGCGAGTAGAATTTGAAGTCACCGGGGGTCCATACCAGCCGAGTGATATTGCCAATTTTCTCCAACAAGTACAGCCATTCATCGATCCATCTAGCTTAGAAGTAGCCTGGGAATTGCTGGTAGAAGAAGGGACACCTGTAACCCCATCGGAAATGGCGTTGCTATTGTTTTCTGAGCAAAGTCCAGTGCTGTGCTACGTCGCCCATAGTCTGCTGTGTGAAGATAAGATATACTTTAAGAAAAAAGGGGACAGCTACGAACCCCGCTCGGCTGTACAAGTAGAAGAAATCAAACATCAGTTAGAAGTCGAAGAACAGCGTCAGCGAGAAAAACAAGGGTTTTTTACTCGGATTCAAAAAGCCTTAGCCAAAGAAAAAGTCGAATGGCTAGACAGTGATCGTACCCGTTTAGAAGCACTTGAGAAATTTATCCTTCAACCTGAACAGAAACATTCATCCGCGCAGGACATCCTAAATGCTGTTGATCGTTCACAAACTCCAGAAGCCGCCTTGGAGTTACTGATCTCTTTAGGGTGGTGGAGTCCTCATGAAAATCTGTTTCTACGTCGTAGTTCTTATCCTGTCCAATTTCCGAAAAGGGTTCTAGAAGTGGCCAAAAGTTGTTTAGTATCACCTCCCCCAGACCCGGATGTAAAGCGTCTGGATTTAACTCATCTAAAAATTTACACCATTGATGACGAGAGTACACAGGAAATCGACGATGGGTTAAGTGTAGAATTTTTGGACGAGGGAAAAATCCGTCTATGGATTCATATTGCTGATCCGTCTCGTCTGGTGACTCCAGGAGATGAACTCGACTTAGAAGCTAGACGGCGCAGTACCAGTTTATATTTACCCACCGGCATGATTTCCATGTTTCCGCCGGAACTCGCTACAGGGCCGATGAGTTTAGTACAAGGACAAGTCTGTCCGGCCTTAAGCTTTGCGGTGATTTTAAACGATGATGGTTCAGTATTGGATTATTCGATTCATGCCAGTCTAGTTAAGCCAACCTATCGCTTGACTTATGAAGATGTGGATGAAATGCTACAACTCGACATTAAAGCTGAACCGGAAATAGGGATTTTGGGGAGTAGTGCAATTCGGCGCGTCGAATGGCGTAAATCTCAGGGGTCAATTAATATTTCTATGCCCGAGTCGGTCATCAAAGTGAAAGAAAATGATGAAATTGTGGTGGAATTACTCTATAGTTCTCGTTCTCGTCAGTTAGTAGCCGAGATGATGATTTTAGCCGGGGAAGTGGCCGGGCGTTATTGTCAGCAACATGAGCTACCTGTGCCTTTTCGCGGTCAACCTCAGCCAGAATTACCCCCAGAAGAAGAATTAATTGTTTTGCCAGCCGGACCAGTTCGCTCTTGTGCCCTGCGTCGCTGTATGCCGCGTTCGGAATTGACCACAACCCCATCTCGTCATGCAAGTTTAGGGTTAGATGTGTATACTCAAGTAACCTCTCCCATTCGTCGTTATACAGATTTATTAACCCATTTTCAAGTTAAAGCCCATTTACGAGGCGATCCATTACCCTTTTCCATCGAACAGATGCAAGAAATCATCTATAGTGTGGCGACCTCTACATCAGAAGCTACCTCTGTAGAACGTCAGACAAATCGCTATTGGGGGCTAGAATTTTTGCGGCGCAATGGCGATCAAGCTTGGCACGCAATTCTCTTGCGCTGGTTACGCGAAGAAGAGAATCTTGGCTTGATTTTGTTGGAAGAGTTAGGATTAGAGTTACCTCATCGGTTTGAGCGTTTAATTCCCTTGGGCCAACGTTTTACCGTACAAGTCACTCGCGCTGATCCTCATCGAGATGAAATTCGCTTTCGGGAAATGTTGTCTCATGAAATTCAATCAGTGATTAGTTAA
- the sds gene encoding solanesyl diphosphate synthase — MISSTSLFAPVDKDLRLLSENLKKLVGARHPILAAAAEHLFDAGGKRIRPALVLLVSRATMLDQDITPRHRRLAEITEMIHTASLVHDDVVDEAELRRNVPTVNSLFDNRIAVLAGDFLFAQSSWYLANLDNLEVVKLLSEVIRDFAEGEIQQGINLFDTGITLEAYLEKSYYKTASLMANSAKAAAVLSDVPREVTEHLYNYGRYLGLAFQIVDDILDFTSPTEVLGKPTGSDLASGNITAPALYAMEENPYLEVLIEREFSEEGDLEKALQLVKESNGIELSRELASNYAQLALEHLKCLQPSPSSQVLADLVDYNLSRLY, encoded by the coding sequence ATGATCTCAAGCACATCTTTATTTGCTCCCGTAGACAAGGATCTCCGTCTCCTAAGCGAGAACCTAAAAAAGCTTGTTGGCGCTCGCCATCCCATTCTGGCCGCGGCCGCCGAACACCTGTTCGATGCCGGAGGGAAACGAATCCGACCGGCGCTCGTTCTACTGGTATCGAGAGCGACCATGTTAGATCAAGATATTACTCCTAGACATCGGCGACTAGCAGAAATCACTGAAATGATTCACACCGCTAGTTTAGTCCATGATGATGTGGTTGATGAAGCTGAACTACGCCGCAATGTTCCTACGGTTAATAGTTTGTTCGACAACCGAATTGCGGTTTTAGCCGGCGATTTTCTGTTTGCTCAGTCGTCATGGTATTTAGCTAACTTGGATAATTTAGAAGTAGTCAAACTGCTATCTGAAGTGATCCGAGATTTTGCTGAAGGAGAAATACAGCAGGGAATCAATCTATTTGATACTGGCATAACCCTAGAAGCTTACTTAGAAAAAAGTTATTACAAAACAGCTTCTTTAATGGCTAATAGTGCCAAAGCGGCGGCGGTTTTAAGTGATGTTCCCCGAGAAGTCACTGAACATTTGTACAACTATGGCCGCTATTTAGGTTTAGCTTTTCAAATCGTCGATGATATTCTTGACTTTACGTCACCTACAGAAGTATTAGGCAAACCTACCGGCTCGGATTTGGCAAGTGGAAACATTACCGCTCCAGCTTTGTACGCTATGGAGGAAAATCCCTATTTAGAAGTATTGATCGAACGAGAATTTAGCGAAGAAGGTGACCTAGAAAAAGCCTTACAATTAGTCAAAGAAAGCAACGGAATTGAGCTATCAAGGGAATTAGCTTCTAACTACGCTCAGTTGGCTTTGGAACATTTAAAATGTTTGCAACCTTCTCCATCTAGTCAGGTATTAGCGGATTTGGTAGATTACAACTTGAGTCGTCTTTATTAA
- a CDS encoding SDR family NAD(P)-dependent oxidoreductase: MKINPEELETCLRVLQEISENTELINNHERFKSLIAKIYKNGKKIVRRNLAQEPQQEDKKIKNTTAIVKNKTRQQPSANLPSSFFFKGQKLSHPIPCYICKQPYTDIHFFYHSLCPICAEFNYHKRHQRTNLKGRVALITGGRIKIGYQTALRLLKDGAKVIVTTRFPHDAAKGFSSEVDFGYWRDRLQIYGLDLRNLGAVENLVRYLFDTEKALDIIINNAAQTIKRPLAFYQHLLEGEKADKNFLPLAVEGLITSRINSAPLLLESYGNYPGHLTINQRDFPPQIFDEDGQQLDRRSQNSWRLKLDQVSSVEMLEVQLVNAVAPFILNSQLKPLLIRSQFERRFIINVSAMEGQFNRKDKTVHHPHTNMAKAALNMMTRTSAADYATDGIFMNSVDTGWITDENPYPKKMYLQEKNGFYPPLDIIDGMARVYDPIVQGIEQEVEPLSGFFLKDYHPYPW, encoded by the coding sequence ATGAAGATTAACCCAGAAGAGTTAGAAACTTGTCTGAGAGTGTTACAGGAAATATCAGAAAATACAGAACTGATTAATAATCATGAACGCTTTAAAAGTTTAATTGCAAAAATATACAAAAATGGTAAAAAAATTGTGCGCCGTAATCTAGCACAAGAGCCACAGCAAGAAGATAAAAAAATCAAAAATACGACGGCAATAGTTAAAAATAAAACTCGACAGCAACCGAGCGCAAATTTGCCAAGTTCATTCTTTTTTAAAGGTCAAAAACTTTCTCATCCCATTCCCTGTTATATCTGCAAACAACCTTATACAGATATTCATTTTTTTTATCATTCCCTATGTCCCATTTGTGCTGAGTTTAACTATCATAAACGGCATCAACGCACAAATTTAAAGGGGCGTGTTGCTCTAATTACTGGGGGACGTATTAAAATTGGTTATCAAACAGCATTAAGACTCCTAAAAGATGGAGCAAAAGTTATTGTTACTACTCGATTTCCTCACGATGCGGCTAAAGGTTTTAGCAGTGAGGTAGATTTTGGTTATTGGCGTGATCGCTTACAAATTTATGGGTTAGATTTACGTAATCTCGGAGCAGTAGAAAACTTAGTTCGCTATCTTTTTGATACGGAAAAAGCTTTAGATATCATCATTAATAATGCGGCTCAAACCATTAAGCGCCCGTTAGCCTTTTATCAACATCTTTTAGAAGGAGAAAAAGCTGATAAAAATTTTCTTCCGTTGGCGGTGGAAGGGTTAATTACCTCTCGGATTAATTCGGCTCCTTTATTGCTAGAAAGCTATGGAAATTATCCCGGACATCTGACGATCAATCAAAGAGATTTTCCCCCTCAGATTTTTGATGAAGATGGGCAACAATTAGATCGGCGTTCCCAGAATAGCTGGCGGCTGAAATTAGATCAGGTTAGTTCTGTAGAGATGTTGGAAGTTCAGTTAGTTAATGCCGTAGCTCCTTTTATTTTAAATAGTCAATTAAAACCTCTGCTGATACGTTCTCAATTTGAGCGGCGTTTTATTATTAATGTATCGGCTATGGAAGGGCAATTTAACCGTAAGGATAAAACCGTTCATCATCCTCATACTAATATGGCTAAAGCGGCTTTAAATATGATGACTCGGACTTCGGCGGCAGATTATGCGACTGATGGGATTTTTATGAATAGTGTAGATACGGGATGGATTACTGATGAGAATCCTTATCCTAAGAAGATGTATTTACAAGAAAAAAATGGGTTTTATCCGCCGCTAGATATTATTGATGGGATGGCAAGAGTTTATGATCCAATTGTGCAAGGGATAGAACAAGAAGTAGAACCTTTATCAGGTTTTTTTCTGAAGGATTATCATCCTTATCCTTGGTAG